From Bombus vancouverensis nearcticus chromosome 15, iyBomVanc1_principal, whole genome shotgun sequence, the proteins below share one genomic window:
- the LOC117157197 gene encoding uncharacterized protein LOC117157197 isoform X1 — protein MVGIVGLFLCALLCASVSDVQGACKQLKNDDMIEYSCTGGHLSDLDNLPASTGKIRISHMPIQRITADTFSRFGLDLWVLGCSYCGIMDIEPGAFEHLSNLQQLSFDNNHLTTIKVSWFRKLNYLTYLDLNYNNIESIEDGLFKNLPGLVDLRLSGNRLECLNLVDMSHLKGLKRIFLSENSEFKCPKAVSAFLEKRGVSFDSDPEWSRIPNDLIYPEIPYDYDEESSIEGQSIEEQSTPLPAHRERLHPTITPSPIATTQYTPPPFRTTEEVVYRPHNSPDWRTTPRTDADPYESRAKTTVSPYDINMIYHQSIPEEYWRTTTILYGSGGEATNPSYDEDTRAPYIPPRTVAPIERVTYPQRETTDYSGQDITTLSSWPRTSESVGAGGEYEVYPPYRNQDKHYTEQPDYSNPPNSVLLASSQIPPHVELNTERSMDPYSGWSAKNSIPSNEKYPPTSVPNIENKASEISVPSSYTTQSIHSIPHIPTVMVQPAHPENVYQPPYYDPAVTVHSPPSVNNWPQQEEGTSAIVQIETTTDKPLPNCTSRSLSSSSQSSITMIIVSVLLAIRVLVEGF, from the coding sequence atggtTGGCATCGTCGGACTATTCCTATGCGCTTTATTGTGTGCTAGTGTTAGTGATGTACAAGGGGCGTGCAAGCAGTTAAAGAACGATGACATGATAGAATATTCCTGTACGGGTGGACATTTGTCTGATTTGGACAATCTTCCTGCATCGACTGGAAAAATTCGAATTTCTCACATGCCAATTCAACGAATAACTGCGGATACCTTTTCAAGGTTTGGTTTGGATCTCTGGGTCCTAGGATGTTCCTACTGTGGTATAATGGACATTGAACCGGGAGCCTTTGAACATCTAAGTAACCTTCAACAATTAAGCTTTGACAACAACCATTTAACCACTATAAAGGTGTCTTGGTtcagaaaattaaattacttgaCGTACTTGGACCTGAATTACAATAACATAGAGTCTATTGAGGATGGCTTGTTCAAAAATCTACCCGGTCTTGTCGACCTAAGACTATCTGGTAATCGTTTAGAATGCCTAAATCTTGTAGACATGTCACATTTAAAGGGATTAAAAAGAATCTTTCTGAGTGAAAATTCTGAATTCAAGTGTCCAAAAGCTGTCAGTGCTTTTCTCGAGAAGCGTGGAGTAAGTTTCGATAGCGATCCAGAATGGAGTAGAATTCCAAACGATTTAATTTATCCGGAAATACCATACGATTACGATGAAGAGAGCAGCATAGAGGGACAGAGTATAGAGGAGCAGTCCACGCCACTACCTGCTCACCGCGAAAGATTGCATCCAACTATAACACCATCTCCAATTGCAACAACACAATATACCCCACCACCGTTCCGTACAACCGAAGAAGTAGTTTATCGTCCACATAATTCTCCAGATTGGAGAACAACTCCAAGAACAGACGCAGACCCCTACGAAAGCAGAGCAAAAACTACAGTTTCACCATACGACATCAACATGATATATCACCAATCAATCCCAGAGGAATATTGGAGAACAACTACAATCTTGTACGGAAGTGGAGGAGAAGCTACAAATCCATCATATGACGAAGATACAAGAGCACCATATATTCCACCAAGAACCGTTGCACCAATCGAACGAGTAACATATCCACAACGTGAAACGACGGACTACAGCGGCCAAGACATAACGACCTTGAGTTCTTGGCCAAGAACCTCGGAATCCGTCGGTGCTGGTGGCGAATACGAGGTCTATCCACCCTACAGAAACCAAGACAAACATTACACAGAACAGCCGGATTATTCAAACCCACCTAACTCGGTCCTTTTGGCATCGAGCCAAATACCACCTCATGTGGAGCTTAACACAGAGCGTTCTATGGATCCCTACTCTGGTTGGTCTGCAAAGAATAGTATACCATCAAACGAGAAGTATCCACCTACATCTGTACCCAATATCGAAAACAAAGCATCAGAAATTTCGGTTCCTTCTTCATACACGACTCAATCCATTCACTCTATCCCACATATACCAACTGTAATGGTTCAACCTGCTCATCCTGAAAATGTCTATCAACCGCCGTACTACGACCCCGCGGTCACTGTTCATTCACCGCCATCGGTGAATAATTGGCCACAGCAGGAGGAAGGGACATCGGCAATCGTGCAAATTGAAACGACTACCGATAAGCCATTGCCTAATTGTACAAGCAGGAGTTTATCATCGTCGAGTCAGAGCTCCATCACGATGATCATCGTTTCCGTTCTTCTTGCGATTCGCGTCCTTGTGGAGGGATTTTAG